A genomic segment from Biomphalaria glabrata chromosome 16, xgBioGlab47.1, whole genome shotgun sequence encodes:
- the LOC106078878 gene encoding protein phosphatase 1K, mitochondrial-like has product MSTFPFSSTLFWKIEAKFYRTLVNVSKSKNSQCACRLSLVKRLHRLSNCDNSLLSLPPTWDSVRQRKLASHMSDPENKGSTTRGVNFDTLGSWNNRLTLPILYEQSVKKGKLIPRVPLEKIGRTSTLGRRKVNEDRYVLEELRPELLYFGIFDGHGGSYAAQYASDHLIDHLCYWMTQTEDLKEVLKRSFCDMNNLLARNLTYYHIDDDLFKTGTTATVCLLRNSTELVVGHVGDSIAILCREGKPIRLSIDHDPENSEEASRIKSKGGHIIHNSQGVAHVNGRLAMTRSLGDVELKSFGVTAQPQLRSIEVKHGSDAFLVMCSDGLSFAISDEEIVNIVNNTDTPDEACYRLSDQAQHFGSEDNVTVIVIPLGAWGKYQKLTGVHMNFGRILTHSRNY; this is encoded by the exons ATGTCAACATTTCCATTCAGCAGTACTTTATTTTGGAAAATTGAAGCTAAATTTTACCGCACATTGGTAAATGTAAGCAAGTCTAAAAACTCACAATGTGCATGTAGACTATCTTTGGTCAAGAGGCTTCACAGGCTGTCTAATTGTGATAACTCTTTGTTGTCCTTACCACCAACATGGGACAGTGTCAGGCAAAGAAAGCTAGCAAGTCATATGTCAGATCCAG AAAACAAAGGGAGCACAACAAGAGGTGTCAACTTTGATACCTTAGGATCATGGAACAACAGGCTAACCTTGCCTATATTGTATGAGCAGAGTGTCAAGAAAGGTAAATTAATTCCACGGGTTCCACTGGAAAAGATAGGACGGACATCTACCTTAGGAAGGCGAAAAGTGAATGAAGACCGCTATGTCTTGG AAGAACTAAGACCAGAACTCCTCTATTTTGGTATTTTTGATGGGCATGGAGGTTCCTATGCTGCCCAGTATGCATCTGACCATCTCATTGACCACTTATGTTACTGGATGACTCAAACAGAAGATCTAAAGGAAGTTTTAAAGAGATCTTTTTGTGACATGAACAATCTCTTAGCCAGAAATTTGACTTACTACCATATAG ATGAtgatttatttaaaactggCACAACTGCTACTGTTTGCTTGCTGAGAAACTCAACAGAGTTGGTGGTAGGGCATGTTGGTGACAGCATTGCTATTTTGTGCCGAGAGGGAAAGCCAATTAGGCTATCCATAGATCATGACCCAGAGAACTCTGAAGAAGCTAGTCGCAtaaaaagtaaag GTGGTCACATTATTCACAACAGTCAAGGTGTAGCTCATGTCAATGGAAGACTGGCCATGACCAGAAGCCTGGGAGATGTTGAACTCAAGTCCTTTGGTGTGACAGCACAGCCACAACTTAGGTCCATAGAG GTGAAACATGGATCAGATGCTTTTCTTGTTATGTGTTCTGATGGGTTAAGTTTCGCCATCAGCGATGAAGAAATTGTCAACATTGTCAATAACACTGACACCCCTGATGAAGCCTGCTATCGTCTTTCAGACCAAGCACAGCATTTCGGATCGGAAGATAATGTCACAGTAATAGTTATTCCCCTTGGGGCTTGGGGGAAATACCAGAAGCTTACTGGTGTTCATATGAATTTTGGTCGCATTCTGACACATTCGCGTAATTATTAA